From Candidatus Eisenbacteria bacterium, the proteins below share one genomic window:
- a CDS encoding O-succinylbenzoate synthase — protein MRGKAWSARAAHAEREGVLLRLYDEEGRLGLGEASPLPGFSTDTVDRCEKTLASLSLEDLPARDPEDPLEIWLESAARLVDPRAPAARFALETALLDLTGQEERKPISALFREEVPDRAIPLAALAQEEEPDALVEEIRAARARGISTVKLKIGRRGRFDKEMELLRGVRRAFGSSLRMRLDANGAWDLAEANDRLRALAELEPEFVEQPVIPYLLLKMGPSPVSLAADETLALPGAAERLSLVPACRVFVLKPMVLGGFLPTLRIARIGKARNAGLVVTHLFDGPVALAAAAELALALPAEPLACGLDRHAGLSVWPEIAVPQIREKEIRRSGGAGLGVRSAETIP, from the coding sequence GTGCGCGGAAAAGCGTGGAGCGCGCGCGCCGCCCACGCCGAGAGGGAGGGCGTTCTTCTTCGCCTCTACGACGAGGAAGGGCGCCTCGGTCTCGGCGAGGCGAGCCCGCTCCCCGGGTTCTCGACCGACACGGTCGATCGTTGCGAGAAGACCCTCGCGTCTCTTTCCCTCGAAGATCTTCCCGCGCGGGATCCGGAGGATCCGCTGGAGATCTGGCTCGAGTCGGCCGCGAGGCTCGTCGACCCGCGCGCGCCGGCGGCCCGCTTCGCGCTCGAGACGGCCCTTCTCGATCTCACGGGTCAGGAGGAGCGGAAGCCGATTTCGGCCCTCTTCCGCGAGGAGGTTCCGGACCGCGCGATCCCTCTCGCGGCCCTCGCGCAGGAGGAGGAGCCGGACGCGCTCGTCGAGGAGATCCGCGCCGCGAGGGCGCGTGGGATCTCCACGGTGAAGCTCAAGATCGGGAGGCGAGGACGCTTCGACAAGGAGATGGAGCTTCTTCGGGGAGTCCGCCGCGCGTTCGGAAGCTCGCTTCGCATGCGGCTCGACGCAAACGGCGCGTGGGACCTCGCCGAGGCGAACGACCGTCTTCGCGCGCTCGCCGAGCTCGAGCCGGAGTTCGTCGAGCAGCCGGTCATTCCGTATCTCCTCCTCAAGATGGGGCCTTCGCCCGTTTCTCTCGCGGCGGACGAAACGCTCGCTCTCCCGGGCGCGGCCGAGCGGCTCTCCCTCGTCCCCGCGTGCCGAGTCTTCGTCCTGAAGCCGATGGTGCTCGGCGGTTTCCTTCCGACCCTTCGCATCGCAAGGATCGGAAAGGCGAGAAACGCCGGCCTCGTCGTGACCCATCTCTTCGACGGGCCGGTCGCCCTCGCGGCCGCAGCGGAGCTCGCCCTCGCGCTCCCCGCCGAGCCGCTCGCGTGCGGCCTCGATCGGCACGCGGGCCTTTCGGTCTGGCCGGAGATCGCGGTGCCGCAAATCCGCGAGAAGGAGATCCGACGCTCCGGGGGCGCGGGACTCGGCGTTCGATCGGCGGAGACGATTCCGTGA
- a CDS encoding 1,4-dihydroxy-2-naphthoate polyprenyltransferase, with amino-acid sequence MSRSEAAVAPGGVRAWLLASRPATLTAAATPVLVGTACAIRAGGFRAGPALAALAGALLLQIGSNITNDLFDYEKGADTPDRLGPTRAAQSGLLSPRALRAGAAVVFGLALAVGAYLTAAAGWPVVVIGLLSIASAIAYTGGPYPLGYRGLGDLFVFVFFGFVAVAGSAFVQARAVPPVAWIASVPVASLATAILVVNNVRDADTDRRSGKKTIAARFGRRAGRIEYGVLLLAAYAVPAALAGAPGFSAWVLLPLATIPFAWRTARVVFTSIEGPALNRALKNTARLLFFHGVLFSIGIARAAPS; translated from the coding sequence ATGAGCCGTTCCGAGGCAGCCGTCGCACCGGGCGGCGTGCGCGCGTGGCTTCTCGCCTCTCGGCCGGCCACGCTCACCGCCGCGGCGACTCCGGTTCTCGTCGGAACCGCGTGCGCGATCCGCGCGGGCGGCTTTCGCGCTGGTCCCGCGCTGGCCGCGCTCGCCGGCGCGCTTCTTCTCCAGATCGGCTCGAACATCACGAACGATCTGTTCGATTACGAGAAGGGTGCGGACACGCCGGATCGTTTGGGGCCGACGCGCGCGGCGCAGTCGGGCCTTCTCTCTCCTCGCGCCCTGCGCGCGGGCGCGGCGGTCGTCTTCGGGCTCGCGCTCGCCGTCGGCGCGTACCTCACGGCCGCCGCCGGCTGGCCGGTCGTCGTGATCGGCCTTCTTTCGATCGCCTCGGCGATCGCGTACACCGGAGGCCCCTATCCGCTCGGCTACCGCGGGCTCGGCGATCTCTTCGTCTTCGTCTTCTTCGGGTTCGTCGCGGTCGCGGGGAGCGCGTTCGTGCAGGCGCGCGCCGTCCCGCCCGTCGCGTGGATCGCTTCGGTTCCCGTCGCCTCGCTCGCGACGGCAATCCTCGTGGTGAACAACGTGCGCGACGCGGACACCGATCGGCGATCGGGGAAGAAGACAATCGCCGCCCGATTCGGACGGCGCGCGGGGCGGATCGAGTACGGCGTTCTCCTTCTCGCCGCCTACGCGGTTCCGGCGGCCCTCGCCGGCGCTCCCGGCTTCTCCGCGTGGGTCCTTCTCCCGCTCGCGACGATCCCCTTCGCCTGGCGAACGGCGCGGGTCGTCTTCACGTCGATCGAAGGGCCCGCCCTCAACCGCGCCCTGAAGAACACGGCGAGGCTTCTCTTCTTTCACGGCGTTCTCTTCTCGATCGGAATCGCGAGGGCGGCGCCGTCGTGA
- the menB gene encoding 1,4-dihydroxy-2-naphthoyl-CoA synthase, which produces MNPAFWELVPGFDFQDTRYEKAAEGIAKITIRRPEVRNAFRPLTVSEMSRAFADARDDERVGVVVLTGEGTEAFSSGGDQKVRGEGGYVGADGIPRLNVLDLQRQIRTLPKPVIAMVAGYAIGGGHVLHLMCDLTIAAENARFGQTGPRVGSFDGGYGAAYMARIVGQKKAREIWFLCRQYGAREALAMGLVNAVVPLEKLEEETIQWCREILKNSPTAIRCLKAALNADCDGQAGLQELAGNATLLFYLTEEGKEGRNAFVEKRDPDFRKFRRFP; this is translated from the coding sequence ATGAATCCTGCCTTCTGGGAGCTCGTTCCCGGTTTCGACTTCCAGGACACCCGCTACGAGAAGGCGGCGGAGGGGATCGCGAAGATCACGATCCGCCGTCCGGAAGTGCGGAACGCGTTCCGCCCGCTCACGGTGAGCGAGATGAGCCGCGCGTTCGCGGACGCGCGCGACGACGAACGGGTCGGTGTCGTCGTTCTCACCGGCGAGGGGACGGAGGCGTTCTCGTCCGGCGGCGACCAGAAGGTCCGAGGCGAGGGAGGCTACGTCGGCGCCGACGGCATCCCGCGCCTCAACGTGCTCGACCTTCAGCGCCAGATCCGCACGCTGCCGAAACCGGTGATCGCGATGGTCGCCGGCTACGCGATCGGCGGAGGGCACGTGCTCCATCTCATGTGCGACCTCACGATCGCCGCTGAGAACGCCCGCTTCGGCCAGACCGGCCCCCGCGTCGGAAGCTTCGACGGCGGATACGGCGCCGCGTACATGGCCCGCATCGTCGGGCAGAAGAAGGCCCGCGAGATCTGGTTCCTCTGTCGGCAGTACGGCGCCCGCGAGGCGCTCGCGATGGGTCTCGTCAACGCGGTCGTTCCGCTCGAGAAGCTTGAAGAAGAGACGATTCAGTGGTGCAGGGAAATCCTGAAAAACAGCCCGACTGCGATCCGCTGCCTCAAGGCTGCGCTGAACGCCGACTGCGACGGCCAGGCCGGCCTTCAGGAGCTCGCGGGGAACGCGACCCTTCTCTTCTATCTCACCGAGGAGGGGAAGGAAGGGAGGAACGCGTTCGTCGAGAAACGCGATCCCGACTTCCGAAAGTTTCGGCGATTCCCATGA
- a CDS encoding aminotransferase class V-fold PLP-dependent enzyme, which produces MAREDDIRPEETLDPEDWESMRALGRRMLDDMLDYARTVRERPPWRHAPDEVEARFQAPLPLDPSPVEEVYEEFRTFVLPYPVGNIHPRFWGWVHGTGTVLGAFAEFLAASMNPNTGGRDFHSAIYVERQVIDWLKEIAGFPRNASGLLTTGCSAANLIGLAVARNAKADRDMRKEGLQACRRRMTLYASEEIHSSVQKSAELLGLGSDALRLLPAGADFRIDCGALEEAIRRDRRYGHLPFCIVGAAGTTNTGAIDDLDALAEISREENLWFHVDGAFGMWAALDSDLKNLVRGIEKADSLAFDLHKWMYMPYDIGGVLVRDEEEHLRTFALRPPYLAHGEGGRGLAGGGLPWFTDYGFELSRSFRALKAWMSMKHHGVRKYARLVRQNVEQARYLARLVETAPELELLGPAALNVVCFRFAPPGTGEAARDLLNERIVVELQERGVAVPSGTRIRGRYAIRVANTNHRSRREDFDLLVRETIRIGEELAGG; this is translated from the coding sequence ATGGCGCGAGAAGACGACATCCGCCCCGAGGAGACGCTCGACCCCGAGGATTGGGAGTCGATGCGGGCGCTCGGCCGCCGGATGCTCGACGACATGCTCGACTACGCCAGAACCGTCCGCGAGCGGCCTCCGTGGCGGCACGCTCCCGACGAGGTCGAGGCGCGTTTCCAGGCGCCTCTTCCGCTCGATCCGTCCCCCGTCGAAGAGGTCTACGAAGAGTTCCGCACGTTCGTCCTCCCCTATCCGGTCGGCAACATTCACCCGCGCTTCTGGGGATGGGTGCACGGAACGGGAACCGTGCTCGGCGCGTTCGCCGAGTTCCTCGCCGCGTCGATGAACCCGAACACCGGCGGCCGCGATTTTCACAGCGCGATCTACGTCGAGCGCCAGGTGATCGATTGGCTGAAGGAGATCGCGGGTTTTCCACGAAACGCGAGCGGCCTTCTCACGACCGGCTGCTCCGCCGCGAACCTGATCGGGCTCGCGGTCGCTCGGAACGCGAAAGCGGATCGCGACATGCGGAAAGAAGGACTTCAGGCATGCCGGCGCCGAATGACCCTTTACGCCTCAGAGGAGATCCACAGCTCGGTCCAGAAATCGGCGGAGCTCCTCGGGCTCGGAAGCGACGCGCTCCGGCTTCTTCCGGCCGGCGCCGACTTCCGGATCGACTGCGGCGCGCTCGAGGAGGCGATTCGGCGGGATCGGCGATACGGACATCTTCCCTTCTGCATCGTCGGAGCGGCGGGGACGACGAACACGGGGGCGATCGACGACCTCGACGCGCTCGCGGAGATCTCTCGCGAGGAGAATCTCTGGTTCCACGTGGACGGCGCGTTCGGGATGTGGGCGGCGCTTGATTCAGACCTCAAGAATCTAGTCCGAGGAATCGAGAAAGCGGACTCGCTCGCGTTCGATCTCCACAAATGGATGTACATGCCCTACGACATCGGCGGAGTTCTCGTGCGCGACGAAGAGGAGCATCTTCGCACCTTCGCGCTCCGGCCCCCGTACCTCGCGCACGGCGAGGGCGGGCGAGGTCTCGCGGGAGGCGGCCTCCCGTGGTTCACCGACTACGGCTTCGAGCTCTCGCGCTCCTTTCGCGCGCTGAAGGCGTGGATGTCGATGAAGCACCACGGCGTCCGCAAGTACGCGCGTCTCGTGCGGCAAAACGTCGAACAGGCGCGGTATCTCGCGAGGCTCGTCGAGACGGCGCCGGAGCTCGAGCTACTCGGGCCGGCCGCGCTCAACGTCGTTTGCTTCCGCTTCGCCCCGCCCGGCACAGGCGAAGCCGCGCGCGATCTTCTCAACGAGCGGATCGTCGTCGAGCTTCAGGAGCGGGGAGTCGCGGTCCCCTCCGGCACGAGGATCCGCGGCCGCTACGCGATCCGCGTCGCGAACACGAACCACCGCAGCCGCCGCGAAGACTTCGACCTCCTCGTGCGCGAGACGATTCGTATCGGGGAAGAGCTCGCGGGAGGATAG
- the menH gene encoding 2-succinyl-6-hydroxy-2,4-cyclohexadiene-1-carboxylate synthase, with product MSARVPLRIVRRGEGAPLVLVHGFAGSGESWADVVRRIPPGRTIATFVLPGHDPSFSAPPGARFEEMLDAIASNLKDSIETPCEVAGYSMGGRVVLGLLVRRPELVSSAILIGANPGIESDEERTARAAWDESWARLLEERGIEEFVSRWEALPIFATQSALPEEAKRSQRTIRLAHDPQALANALRSLGLAAMPSYWPELPRITARVRLVAGERDAKFLPIARRMEKAIPRAETIVVPSTGHNPLVENPAFLAGIF from the coding sequence GTGAGCGCGCGCGTTCCTCTTCGCATTGTGCGGCGCGGCGAAGGGGCTCCGCTCGTTCTCGTTCACGGCTTCGCGGGGAGCGGCGAGAGCTGGGCGGACGTCGTCCGGCGAATCCCCCCGGGCCGCACGATCGCGACCTTCGTTCTTCCCGGCCACGATCCGTCGTTCTCAGCGCCGCCAGGCGCCCGCTTCGAGGAGATGCTCGACGCAATCGCTTCGAACCTCAAGGACTCGATCGAAACGCCGTGCGAGGTAGCCGGATACTCGATGGGCGGGCGCGTCGTCCTCGGTCTTCTCGTGCGCCGCCCGGAGCTCGTCTCCTCCGCGATCCTGATCGGCGCGAACCCCGGGATCGAATCGGACGAGGAACGCACGGCGCGCGCGGCGTGGGACGAGTCGTGGGCGCGCCTTCTCGAGGAACGGGGGATCGAGGAGTTCGTGTCGAGGTGGGAGGCGCTTCCGATCTTCGCCACGCAGAGCGCGCTCCCCGAGGAAGCGAAGCGAAGTCAACGCACGATCCGCCTCGCGCACGATCCGCAGGCGCTCGCGAATGCTCTTCGTTCTCTCGGGCTCGCAGCGATGCCGAGCTACTGGCCGGAGCTCCCCCGCATCACCGCGAGGGTCCGCCTCGTCGCCGGCGAACGAGACGCGAAGTTCCTCCCGATCGCGCGGCGGATGGAGAAGGCGATCCCCCGCGCGGAAACCATCGTCGTTCCTTCCACGGGGCACAACCCTCTCGTCGAAAACCCAGCATTCCTGGCCGGGATCTTCTGA
- the menD gene encoding 2-succinyl-5-enolpyruvyl-6-hydroxy-3-cyclohexene-1-carboxylic-acid synthase has product MSAANLHIEWAALLVESLVRAGIREAVVSPGSRSTPIVLAAAREKDLRLRAIPDERSAAFFALGAAKTAGRPILLVCTSGTAGAHMYPAAIEASASHAPLVVLAADRPPELHGNAAPQTIDQVRLFGSHARAYFEIGLPDGTEEGLRGLRRKAAQAVFASQFPLPGAVQINAWFRKPLEPQEPNEEDARLRERIERICAEPFPAPYPPRAVPGDAGVDAIAELCRRFRRGLIVCGPGPIAAAGARRAVEELAETVRYPLLAEGASQLRFTGQANPLRCDAFDVFLRSESFAARHAPQAIVQIGLPPTSKGWERFLRRVPDCPRAVLAPYGWNDPTNRAASIVIGAVEETAAAARDALMDIGRLRATQWTEDFAAADRIAWSVAEEETKSSNALTKGALARAIVDSLPRGSLLALGNSLPIREVDSYCPGWMTDTLVWSQKGANGIDGLVSGAAGAASVFGGPATLYLGDLALLHDLTGLAAARDLESPFVVVVAQNDGGRIFEQLPIAGCRDVDPEMLALWTTPHGLDFAHAALLFNLDYRRAENEASLREALAEAHARGGTTLIEAVVPPSGAAAEHARFIDAVNRRLRSETDAAR; this is encoded by the coding sequence TTGAGCGCGGCGAACCTTCACATCGAGTGGGCCGCGCTTCTCGTGGAGAGCCTCGTGCGCGCGGGGATTCGAGAGGCGGTCGTGAGCCCGGGTTCGCGGTCGACACCGATCGTTCTCGCCGCGGCGAGAGAGAAGGATCTTCGCCTTCGCGCAATACCGGACGAACGATCGGCGGCTTTCTTCGCGCTCGGCGCGGCGAAGACCGCGGGGCGCCCAATTCTTCTCGTCTGCACGTCCGGCACGGCGGGAGCGCACATGTATCCCGCCGCGATCGAGGCAAGCGCCTCGCACGCGCCGCTCGTCGTCCTCGCGGCCGACCGTCCGCCGGAGCTTCACGGAAACGCCGCGCCGCAGACGATCGATCAGGTTCGCCTTTTCGGCTCGCATGCGCGCGCCTATTTCGAGATCGGCCTCCCGGACGGAACGGAAGAAGGCCTTCGCGGGCTCCGGAGAAAAGCGGCGCAGGCGGTCTTCGCCTCGCAATTCCCCCTTCCCGGCGCGGTGCAGATCAACGCCTGGTTCCGAAAACCTTTGGAGCCTCAAGAACCGAACGAAGAAGACGCGCGCCTTCGGGAGCGGATCGAAAGGATTTGCGCGGAACCGTTTCCGGCGCCGTATCCGCCGCGGGCCGTTCCGGGGGACGCGGGAGTCGACGCGATCGCCGAGCTTTGCCGGCGCTTTCGAAGGGGTCTCATCGTGTGCGGGCCCGGGCCGATCGCCGCGGCCGGGGCGCGGCGCGCGGTCGAAGAGCTCGCCGAGACGGTTCGCTATCCTCTGCTCGCCGAAGGGGCGAGCCAGCTTCGCTTCACCGGTCAAGCGAATCCCTTGAGATGCGATGCGTTCGACGTCTTTCTCCGGTCGGAGTCGTTCGCGGCTCGCCACGCGCCGCAGGCGATCGTGCAGATCGGACTCCCGCCGACGTCGAAGGGGTGGGAGCGATTTCTCCGGCGCGTTCCCGATTGCCCGCGGGCGGTCCTCGCGCCGTACGGCTGGAACGATCCGACGAACCGAGCGGCGTCGATCGTGATCGGCGCGGTCGAAGAGACGGCGGCGGCCGCGAGGGACGCGCTCATGGACATCGGCCGGCTGCGCGCGACGCAGTGGACCGAGGATTTCGCCGCGGCAGATCGGATTGCGTGGAGCGTGGCGGAGGAGGAAACCAAAAGCAGCAATGCGTTGACAAAAGGAGCGCTCGCGCGGGCGATCGTGGACTCCCTCCCGCGCGGATCTCTTCTCGCGCTCGGGAACAGCCTTCCGATCCGGGAGGTCGACAGCTACTGCCCGGGCTGGATGACGGACACGTTGGTCTGGTCTCAAAAGGGAGCGAACGGGATCGACGGGCTCGTTTCCGGAGCCGCCGGAGCGGCGAGCGTCTTCGGAGGACCGGCCACGCTCTATCTCGGAGATCTCGCGCTGCTTCACGACCTCACCGGTCTGGCCGCCGCGCGCGATCTCGAGAGTCCGTTCGTCGTGGTCGTCGCGCAGAACGACGGCGGCCGCATCTTCGAGCAGCTTCCGATCGCAGGATGTCGCGATGTCGATCCGGAGATGCTCGCGCTCTGGACGACGCCGCACGGGCTCGACTTCGCCCACGCCGCGCTTCTCTTCAATCTCGACTACCGGCGCGCGGAGAACGAAGCCTCTCTCCGGGAAGCGCTCGCGGAAGCGCACGCGCGAGGCGGCACGACCCTGATCGAGGCGGTCGTCCCCCCGAGCGGCGCGGCCGCCGAGCACGCGCGTTTCATCGATGCGGTGAACCGGCGCCTTCGATCCGAGACGGACGCCGCGCGGTGA
- a CDS encoding isochorismate synthase: protein MKSSTPKGIGPSEFSALRDLLKATAASVLDKSETVVLSIPAPEAPLSFLLRTCPSRDAFLWIPPEGPRIAGVGAAFAIAGEGEHRFKSLRERSTSLWKTLAEIRAPGCSAPPPVLFGGLAFEAEQGAETPWEDFPDGAFLLPRWCYGRTESGAWLSLALRGQGDLARIDAYLVELSNLLEGETKITPEEKTPAVCAARSETSLSEWSALVEGIRRGIEEGLFSKVVAALRTDLDLGAAIDPLAVFDRLDRAYPDCHRFLVKRGETVLLGASPERLVRRRGREIATEALAGSIDAAATAEGNRMRAIQLLESRKDLGEHELVVEAIRRKLEPLCSELRVPARPQIRELPHVLHLHTPMEGVLSRETHVLDLAAVLHPTPSVGGVPTSDAVRWIVENEPHRRGWYAGPVGWFDGEGNGDLAVAIRSGVLRGRNAYVYAGAGIVRDSNVSREHEETRTKQRPLLRALGVVD, encoded by the coding sequence ATGAAGAGTTCGACGCCGAAGGGAATCGGGCCCTCCGAGTTCTCGGCTCTCCGCGATCTCCTGAAAGCGACGGCGGCCTCGGTGCTCGACAAGTCCGAAACGGTCGTGCTGTCGATTCCCGCGCCCGAGGCGCCGCTTTCGTTTCTGCTCCGGACATGTCCCTCGCGCGATGCGTTCCTCTGGATCCCGCCGGAAGGGCCGCGCATCGCGGGGGTCGGAGCGGCATTTGCGATCGCGGGCGAGGGGGAGCATCGCTTCAAGAGTCTTCGCGAGCGATCGACCTCTCTCTGGAAGACGCTCGCGGAGATCCGCGCTCCCGGATGCTCGGCGCCGCCTCCCGTGCTTTTCGGAGGGCTCGCCTTCGAGGCGGAACAGGGAGCGGAGACGCCGTGGGAGGATTTCCCCGACGGCGCCTTCCTCCTCCCGCGCTGGTGCTACGGGCGAACGGAGAGCGGGGCCTGGCTCTCTCTCGCCCTCCGCGGCCAAGGAGATCTCGCGAGGATCGATGCGTATCTGGTCGAGCTGTCGAATCTGCTTGAAGGGGAAACGAAAATTACTCCCGAAGAGAAGACGCCCGCTGTCTGCGCGGCGCGGAGCGAGACGAGCCTCTCGGAGTGGAGCGCGCTCGTGGAAGGAATACGCCGGGGGATCGAGGAGGGCCTCTTTTCCAAAGTGGTCGCCGCTCTCCGAACCGATCTCGATCTCGGCGCAGCGATCGATCCTCTCGCCGTGTTCGACCGGCTCGACAGGGCGTACCCGGACTGCCATCGCTTTCTCGTTAAGAGGGGCGAGACCGTTCTCCTCGGAGCTTCTCCCGAGCGGCTCGTGCGAAGGCGGGGGAGAGAGATCGCGACGGAAGCGCTTGCCGGGTCGATCGACGCCGCCGCGACGGCGGAGGGAAACCGCATGCGCGCGATCCAACTTCTTGAAAGCCGGAAGGACCTCGGGGAGCACGAGCTCGTTGTCGAGGCGATCCGCAGGAAGCTGGAACCGCTCTGCTCCGAGCTTCGAGTTCCCGCGCGGCCGCAGATCCGCGAGCTTCCCCATGTTCTTCATCTGCACACGCCGATGGAAGGCGTGCTGTCGCGCGAGACGCACGTTCTCGATCTCGCGGCGGTACTCCACCCGACGCCGTCGGTCGGCGGCGTCCCGACGTCGGACGCGGTCCGCTGGATCGTGGAGAACGAACCCCACCGGAGAGGATGGTATGCCGGGCCGGTCGGCTGGTTCGACGGAGAGGGGAACGGGGATCTCGCGGTCGCGATCCGATCCGGGGTGCTGCGCGGGCGGAATGCGTACGTGTACGCGGGGGCGGGGATCGTTCGCGATTCGAACGTGTCGAGAGAGCACGAAGAGACGCGCACGAAGCAGAGGCCGCTTCTGCGCGCGCTGGGAGTCGTCGATTGA